In the genome of Labrus mixtus chromosome 21, fLabMix1.1, whole genome shotgun sequence, one region contains:
- the zdhhc16b gene encoding palmitoyltransferase ZDHHC16B — protein MRLGSSLRWQLSRAMRLALRWCRPLRGGRGGESKPWIRGRCLDLWTYSRLLLRSLYFNSLTNSDTLLDCAFEPVYWIVDNVTRWFGVVFVTLVIMLTTSVVVIVYLFVIPMILSTYPVYWIVWHLCCGHWLLIMVVFHYYKATTTSPGHPPRDKINIPSVSICKKCISPKPARTHHCSICNTCVLKMDHHCPWLNNCVGHFNHRYFFSFCLYMTLGCIYCSVSSKDLFLEAYSAIERYYQTPPPTEAYTETTAHKSVIFLWVLTSSVAVALGGLTLWHMILISRGETSVERHINNKETRRLREQGKMFRNPYHHGNMNNWKILLGVEKGSHWFTRVLLPSSHLPTGDGIMWDYIFSRRDPMAI, from the exons ATGCGTTTGGGCAGCAGCTTGAGGTGGCAGCTCTCCCGGGCCATGCGACTAGCGCTGCGCTGGTGCCGTCCGCTCAGAGGAGGCCGAGGCGGGGAAAGCAAACCGTGGATCAGAGGCAGGTGTCTGGATCTGTGGACCTACAGCAGACTGCTGCTACGCTCCCTTTACTTCAACAGCCTCACTAACTCGGACACTCTGCTGGACTGTGCGTTTGAACCCGTCTACTGGATTGTGGACAATGTGACCCGCTGGTTTGGAGTG GTATTTGTCACTCTGGTTATAATGTTGACCACCTCAGTCGTGGTCATCGTCTACCTGTTCGTCATACCCATGATCCTCAGCACCTACCCCGTGTACTGGATCGTCTGGCACCTCTGCTGCGGCCACTGGCTTCTCATCATGGTGGTCTTTCATTACTACAAGGCCACCACCACCTCCCCAGGGCACCCACCCAGG GACAAAATTAATATTCCCTCAGTGTCCATTTGCAAGAAATGCATCTCTCCAAAACCAGCCAGGACGCACCACTGTAGCATCTGCAACAC gTGCGTGTTGAAGATGGACCACCACTGTC CCTGGTTGAACAACTGTGTTGGTCATTTCAACCACCGTTACTTCTTCTCCTTCTGCCTGTACATGACGCTGGGCTGCATCTACTGCAGCGTCAGCAGCAAGGACTTGTTTCTGGAAGCATACAGTGCCATAGAG AGATACTATCAGACCCCCCCACCCACTGAAGCCTACACTGAAACCACTGCCCATAAGAGCGTCATCTTCCTCTGGGTGCTGACCAG ctCGGTGGCGGTAGCTCTGGGAGGACTCACTCTGTGGCACATGATACTTATCAGCAGAGGAGAGACCAGCGTGGAGCGCCACATTAACAACAAAGAGACCAGAAGACTGAGGGAGCAGGGAAAG ATGTTTAGAAATCCatatcaccatggtaacatgAACAATTGGAAAATACTGCTTGGTGTGGAAAAAGGAAG